In Sutterella faecalis, a genomic segment contains:
- a CDS encoding purine-cytosine permease family protein: protein MSDASRIETNGVNPVPDSERYGRPFDLFPVWFSWNISIFGITLGIYVFGLGLSVWQAMLAGVIGYFLSCALVGILAVGSVRTGLPTLVQSRLAFGYHGNKFPTFFGYLANMGWKVTLLSMATTTLADVMGNLIPSLMGDNGMPLKSCTLGCFIVVLLLTMSGAIYGHQLIIKIEKVIAWLTGLFTIVYLFFFIPNINFSVLDSVPSGNFATFIGGIVLSMTMVGLGFLNYGGDYARYLPRKSEAKSVIFWTTTGIALPVSVLLILGVMLAVGNPELLEKANHEPLAALTGILPFWFYVPFSFIVIISLISAGMTGIYSSGLALLALGVPMSRLGTTILNGVIIALGAYYLLFISDSFVSTFQSFLALISVVMGSWGAIEMVDLIRQKRLGWNTDLALPPSEGGESIRWTAFGSLLVATIIGLGTITSSDPWIGHAVSFLLPEGTEGSVFARANIGLVAAMIIGSVLYAILTFGLKIGSNTRTSR, encoded by the coding sequence ATGTCTGACGCATCCCGCATTGAAACCAACGGCGTCAATCCGGTTCCCGACAGCGAACGCTACGGGCGCCCCTTTGATCTTTTCCCGGTCTGGTTCTCCTGGAATATTTCCATTTTCGGCATCACGCTCGGCATCTACGTGTTCGGGCTCGGTCTTTCCGTCTGGCAGGCCATGCTTGCCGGCGTGATCGGCTACTTCCTCTCCTGCGCGCTCGTGGGCATTCTCGCCGTCGGCAGCGTCCGCACGGGCCTTCCCACGCTCGTTCAGTCGCGTCTTGCCTTCGGCTATCACGGGAACAAATTCCCGACCTTCTTCGGCTACCTCGCCAATATGGGCTGGAAGGTGACGCTCCTCTCGATGGCAACGACGACGCTCGCCGACGTGATGGGCAACCTCATTCCCTCCCTCATGGGCGATAACGGCATGCCCCTGAAGAGCTGCACGCTCGGCTGCTTCATCGTGGTTCTTCTTCTCACCATGAGCGGCGCCATTTACGGGCACCAGCTCATCATCAAGATTGAGAAGGTGATTGCGTGGCTCACGGGCCTCTTCACCATTGTTTATCTCTTCTTCTTCATCCCCAACATCAATTTCTCGGTGCTCGACAGCGTCCCCTCGGGGAATTTCGCCACCTTCATCGGCGGCATCGTGCTCTCGATGACGATGGTGGGTCTCGGGTTCCTCAACTACGGCGGCGACTACGCACGCTATCTTCCGAGAAAGAGTGAGGCGAAGAGCGTCATCTTCTGGACGACGACGGGCATTGCGCTCCCGGTTTCGGTGCTTCTCATCCTCGGCGTCATGCTTGCCGTCGGCAACCCTGAGCTCCTTGAGAAAGCGAACCATGAGCCCCTCGCGGCCTTGACCGGCATTCTGCCCTTCTGGTTCTATGTTCCCTTCTCCTTCATCGTCATCATCTCGCTCATCAGTGCGGGCATGACGGGCATCTACTCCTCGGGCCTTGCGCTTCTCGCGCTGGGCGTTCCGATGAGCCGCCTCGGCACGACGATCCTGAACGGCGTCATCATTGCGCTCGGCGCCTACTACCTCCTCTTCATTTCGGACAGCTTCGTTTCGACCTTCCAGTCCTTCCTTGCGCTCATTTCCGTCGTGATGGGCTCCTGGGGCGCCATTGAGATGGTCGACCTCATTCGTCAGAAGCGTCTCGGCTGGAACACCGATCTCGCGCTTCCGCCTTCCGAAGGCGGCGAATCGATCCGCTGGACGGCCTTCGGGTCGCTTCTCGTCGCGACCATCATCGGTCTCGGCACGATTACGTCGTCCGACCCCTGGATCGGCCATGCGGTGAGCTTCCTCCTCCCTGAGGGCACCGAGGGAAGCGTCTTCGCCCGCGCCAATATCGGCCTCGTGGCGGCCATGATCATCGGCTCGGTTCTCTATGCGATCCTGACTTTTGGTCTCAAGATCGGAAGCAATACGAGGACGTCGCGCTGA
- a CDS encoding PfkB family carbohydrate kinase, with the protein MRGITKLLDSLTPEKRLLIIGSAFVDVIVHVPRLPLSGEDVEGTSRQQLVGGCAYNAADVLYKLGLPFEPLIPVGEGMIADRVRESFRVRGYPLRIYPDLGDNGWCLSFVEPSGERTFISMSGIEKCFRPSWLQAVTPEEQDLFYLSGYQADARNEAFIAELLARKRPDAKILFDPGPCAGRIPERMMADILCANTILKVNAAEAQILAPCASAEDAARELSRMTGGAVVVTDGAHGAITAEDGKTVRVPGFPTRVIDTIGSGDAHAGGILAGLMSGFSLPEAVLLGNAVASWVTAQEGAATAPDLRTLQALHSK; encoded by the coding sequence ATGCGAGGCATTACGAAGCTCCTCGACTCACTCACGCCCGAAAAGCGTCTTCTCATCATCGGGAGCGCCTTTGTCGACGTGATCGTTCATGTGCCGCGTCTTCCGCTCTCGGGCGAAGACGTTGAGGGCACGAGCCGGCAGCAGCTCGTCGGCGGCTGCGCCTACAACGCTGCCGACGTGCTTTATAAGCTCGGGCTCCCCTTTGAGCCTCTGATCCCGGTGGGCGAAGGCATGATTGCCGATCGCGTGCGCGAGAGCTTCCGCGTGCGCGGGTATCCGCTGCGCATTTATCCCGACCTCGGGGACAACGGCTGGTGCCTTTCCTTTGTGGAGCCTTCAGGCGAAAGAACCTTCATTTCCATGTCGGGGATTGAAAAGTGCTTCCGCCCGTCCTGGCTTCAGGCCGTGACGCCTGAGGAGCAGGATCTTTTCTATCTCTCGGGCTACCAGGCGGATGCCCGCAACGAAGCGTTCATTGCCGAGCTTCTTGCGAGAAAGCGCCCCGATGCGAAGATTCTTTTCGATCCGGGTCCCTGCGCAGGGCGCATCCCTGAGCGCATGATGGCCGATATTCTCTGCGCCAATACGATTCTCAAGGTGAATGCCGCCGAAGCGCAGATTTTGGCGCCCTGCGCCTCTGCAGAAGACGCGGCGCGCGAGCTCTCCCGCATGACGGGCGGCGCCGTGGTCGTCACCGACGGCGCGCATGGCGCCATCACGGCCGAAGACGGGAAAACGGTCCGCGTGCCGGGCTTCCCGACGCGCGTGATCGATACCATTGGTTCGGGCGACGCGCACGCGGGCGGCATTCTGGCCGGCCTCATGAGCGGCTTTTCTCTTCCCGAAGCGGTCCTTCTCGGCAACGCCGTGGCAAGCTGGGTGACGGCGCAGGAAGGGGCCGCCACGGCTCCGGACCTTCGGACGCTGCAGGCGCTCCATTCGAAGTAA
- a CDS encoding ADP-ribosylglycohydrolase family protein, with protein sequence MTTATLNHIAGALAGMVLGDALGVPGELWPREKVRARFGHIDRFIDGPEDNIVACYFKAGHYTDDSAQAFVILKALLKAGTVPEAKVLADDLLDWVRSMNGFEINLLGPSSKASLLAWSKGEDPKPVTKLSLTNGAAMRIAPVGCLIDFSEHDLLARTVAGVSSVTHSTDVAISGAAMVAQAVASGIAGRTWDEISADMKAIHPIAMRLGEPTWAANILSRLEVFERVMLPKRNEVDDEAASRFIYDVIGTGTMTSESVTAAICIALWCRDPWRAAVLAANMGGDTDTIGSMAAAICGAKTGLDAFPAERIAELERINSLDFRGLAQEILDGRSRFSY encoded by the coding sequence ATGACGACTGCAACCCTCAATCATATTGCCGGTGCTCTCGCCGGCATGGTGCTCGGCGATGCCCTGGGTGTTCCGGGCGAACTCTGGCCGCGCGAAAAGGTGCGCGCTCGCTTCGGACACATCGACCGCTTTATCGACGGCCCTGAAGACAACATCGTCGCCTGCTACTTTAAGGCCGGCCACTATACGGACGATTCCGCTCAGGCCTTCGTGATTCTGAAGGCTCTTCTCAAGGCTGGGACCGTGCCCGAGGCGAAGGTTCTCGCTGACGACCTGCTCGACTGGGTTCGTTCGATGAACGGGTTCGAAATCAATCTGCTCGGGCCTTCTTCCAAAGCATCGCTCCTTGCCTGGAGCAAGGGGGAGGATCCGAAGCCCGTCACGAAGCTTTCGCTTACGAACGGCGCCGCCATGAGGATTGCCCCCGTGGGCTGCCTCATCGATTTTTCTGAGCATGATCTTCTTGCCCGCACGGTGGCGGGCGTGAGCTCCGTCACGCACTCGACCGACGTGGCCATTTCCGGCGCCGCCATGGTCGCTCAGGCCGTGGCGAGCGGAATTGCCGGCAGAACCTGGGACGAAATCAGCGCCGACATGAAGGCGATTCACCCGATCGCGATGAGGCTCGGCGAACCCACCTGGGCCGCCAATATTCTTTCCCGCCTTGAGGTCTTCGAGCGCGTGATGCTTCCGAAGCGCAATGAAGTCGACGATGAAGCGGCGAGCCGCTTCATTTACGACGTGATCGGCACGGGCACGATGACGAGCGAATCCGTCACGGCAGCCATCTGCATTGCGCTCTGGTGCCGGGATCCCTGGCGTGCGGCAGTGCTTGCCGCCAATATGGGTGGCGATACCGACACGATCGGCTCGATGGCCGCTGCCATCTGCGGCGCGAAGACGGGGCTTGACGCCTTCCCGGCAGAGCGCATTGCCGAGCTCGAGCGCATCAACAGCCTCGATTTCCGCGGTCTCGCTCAGGAGATTCTTGACGGCCGCAGCCGATTTTCCTACTGA
- a CDS encoding type II toxin-antitoxin system HicB family antitoxin, whose translation MTQIPLIYRYRIERRPEGYRFRFPDLREADFTAETAEDGVRTAPDQLARALVKRIHEKNPPRTERAHKGEGIAQIPPSLAAKLLFIARSEEVGMYPAELARRLNMKPQEVHRIYRLEHATKIDTLNMALNAIGSRIALSVEPLENDS comes from the coding sequence ATGACTCAGATTCCGCTTATCTACCGCTACCGCATTGAACGCCGTCCCGAAGGCTATCGCTTCCGCTTTCCCGACCTGAGGGAAGCGGACTTTACCGCCGAAACGGCGGAAGACGGCGTCCGGACGGCCCCGGATCAGCTTGCCCGGGCGCTCGTAAAGCGCATCCATGAGAAGAATCCCCCCCGGACGGAGCGGGCGCATAAGGGCGAAGGCATCGCGCAGATTCCGCCTTCACTGGCCGCGAAGCTTCTCTTCATTGCCCGGTCCGAGGAGGTCGGCATGTACCCGGCCGAACTCGCGCGGCGCCTCAACATGAAGCCTCAGGAAGTGCACCGCATCTACCGGCTCGAGCACGCGACGAAAATCGATACCCTCAACATGGCGCTCAACGCCATCGGTTCTCGGATCGCACTCTCGGTGGAGCCGCTCGAAAACGATTCCTGA
- a CDS encoding IS66 family transposase, giving the protein MSVDLSALPREKLIALLQESRQQAEAAERKAETAERKAQSAERKAEEAEKAASAAKAYAKETEIRLDLSEKKYAAAAAFLMEVAPLIHGMRLDVERNLSLDPQANLKLWDDLLKCVQKLVAEARNAETFRELAFGKGGEKLTPELAEVKKNQGSIQADIKAIQQGIRQAQKAQAAITALQDEQDKAFANEKPEAKSGEEAEETVTPQALMTKITLARQPQKTEEPAKPENEKKTAEKASDEEKEEEAADEKVRGRQKSKSDLPEVLRTPGKGASDSCPHCSGRLKNLGEQVAKLVAVTQAVQDRFERQQNQIELQYCEKCRTVHPVFPEHMQFPVKPERTVSMNCLAEAVKLLNNGLPINRLENMMFSRLKLGSNTLFENLYAWADIYLRPLMEHIVGNCGDRVFLADETRYDILESEGRGAYADKTKTSSQTYVFTVGTQTDSPTPFIWFSTLGSRRAEDIGKRLESLKGRMDAIVVDGYAGYDALAETVLKGVLRQSCLVHARREAYEAVTCKQYLSELEKLTPEERAERIGKRALDAAPEAQMLSILSGIQLIFQYEKEVAERLEDETAEEHEARIQKHRETYSKPVLDAVDKLYAGLAEKLALEKNGKFSKKFNSRMAEAVVYWMNRRESLKQFLKDGRIPLETNTVERAIRPVAILRKNQNFMQTVEGADAVATCISMAETAKLNDIDLEKWLNAYSAAAFRHAYAKGWTKAYREGKDPYKKIQKWDMKALLEDFDLTPWLPWEWKKHQSAD; this is encoded by the coding sequence ATGTCCGTCGATCTCTCTGCTCTTCCCCGCGAAAAACTGATTGCCCTGCTGCAGGAATCCCGGCAGCAGGCTGAGGCTGCTGAGAGAAAAGCAGAGACAGCGGAGCGTAAGGCTCAGTCGGCAGAGCGCAAGGCCGAAGAAGCCGAAAAAGCGGCATCTGCAGCGAAGGCTTATGCCAAAGAGACGGAAATTCGGCTGGATCTCTCCGAGAAGAAGTACGCCGCGGCTGCGGCCTTTCTTATGGAAGTCGCCCCGCTGATTCACGGCATGCGCCTTGACGTGGAGCGCAATCTGAGTCTGGATCCGCAGGCCAATCTGAAGCTCTGGGATGATCTCCTGAAGTGCGTGCAGAAGCTCGTAGCCGAAGCGCGCAATGCGGAGACGTTCCGCGAACTCGCCTTCGGAAAGGGCGGGGAAAAGCTCACGCCTGAACTCGCGGAAGTCAAAAAGAACCAGGGAAGCATCCAGGCGGACATCAAAGCCATTCAGCAGGGCATTCGGCAGGCGCAGAAGGCTCAGGCGGCCATTACCGCGCTGCAGGACGAGCAGGACAAGGCTTTTGCGAATGAGAAGCCGGAAGCGAAGTCCGGCGAAGAAGCCGAAGAGACCGTCACTCCGCAGGCGCTCATGACAAAGATCACTCTGGCACGGCAGCCTCAGAAGACTGAGGAGCCGGCTAAGCCTGAGAACGAAAAGAAGACGGCCGAAAAAGCCTCTGATGAAGAAAAGGAGGAGGAAGCGGCTGACGAGAAGGTGCGCGGACGGCAGAAATCCAAAAGCGACCTTCCGGAAGTGCTCCGCACCCCGGGAAAAGGCGCTTCGGACAGCTGCCCGCACTGCAGCGGCAGGCTCAAAAACCTCGGAGAACAGGTGGCGAAGCTTGTTGCGGTTACTCAGGCCGTGCAGGATCGCTTTGAAAGACAGCAGAATCAGATCGAACTTCAGTATTGCGAGAAGTGCCGCACCGTGCACCCCGTATTCCCGGAGCACATGCAGTTTCCCGTGAAGCCGGAGCGCACCGTCTCCATGAACTGCCTTGCCGAAGCCGTGAAGCTGCTCAACAACGGCCTGCCGATCAACCGGCTTGAGAACATGATGTTCAGCCGCCTGAAGCTCGGCTCGAACACGCTCTTTGAGAATCTCTACGCCTGGGCGGATATCTACCTCAGGCCGCTGATGGAGCACATCGTCGGAAACTGCGGCGACCGCGTGTTTCTGGCCGATGAAACCCGATACGACATTCTGGAAAGCGAAGGCCGCGGCGCTTACGCGGACAAGACGAAGACAAGCTCGCAGACCTACGTCTTTACCGTGGGAACCCAAACGGACAGTCCGACGCCCTTCATCTGGTTTTCCACGCTCGGCTCCAGAAGAGCCGAGGATATCGGCAAGCGCCTTGAGTCGCTGAAGGGCCGGATGGATGCCATCGTCGTCGACGGCTATGCCGGATACGATGCTCTGGCGGAAACGGTACTCAAGGGAGTGCTCAGGCAGAGTTGTCTCGTGCATGCCCGTCGTGAAGCCTATGAAGCCGTTACGTGCAAGCAGTACCTCTCGGAACTCGAGAAGCTCACGCCGGAAGAACGCGCCGAGCGGATCGGGAAGCGCGCGCTTGATGCGGCTCCGGAAGCACAGATGCTCTCCATCCTGAGCGGCATTCAGCTTATTTTCCAGTACGAAAAGGAAGTTGCAGAACGCCTTGAGGACGAGACCGCCGAAGAGCATGAGGCACGCATTCAGAAGCATCGCGAAACTTACTCAAAGCCGGTGCTTGATGCCGTGGACAAGCTTTACGCAGGTCTGGCAGAAAAGCTGGCGCTGGAGAAAAACGGAAAATTCTCGAAGAAATTTAATTCGCGGATGGCCGAAGCCGTCGTCTACTGGATGAACCGGCGTGAAAGCCTGAAGCAGTTTTTGAAGGACGGCCGCATCCCCCTCGAAACGAACACGGTGGAGCGGGCCATCCGGCCGGTTGCGATTCTGCGCAAGAACCAGAACTTTATGCAGACCGTGGAAGGGGCGGATGCAGTGGCAACCTGCATCTCGATGGCGGAGACGGCGAAGCTGAACGACATCGACCTCGAAAAGTGGCTGAACGCATATAGCGCGGCCGCATTCCGGCATGCCTATGCAAAGGGCTGGACGAAGGCCTACCGGGAAGGCAAGGACCCGTACAAGAAGATCCAGAAGTGGGACATGAAAGCGCTGCTCGAAGACTTCGACCTGACGCCGTGGCTCCCCTGGGAGTGGAAGAAGCATCAGTCGGCAGACTGA
- the tnpB gene encoding IS66 family insertion sequence element accessory protein TnpB (TnpB, as the term is used for proteins encoded by IS66 family insertion elements, is considered an accessory protein, since TnpC, encoded by a neighboring gene, is a DDE family transposase.) produces MIIDFASRKTTLVATPVDGRNGLSTLTFMAESLLGIPVAEGNDYVVFVSRNRKVCKIVFWDEHGACMVVRRLNSGRFAKFLMRASGPAAAPITPEELMAYLDGENLQVERQGMLKN; encoded by the coding sequence ATGATCATTGATTTCGCCTCGCGCAAAACGACGCTCGTCGCCACGCCGGTTGACGGCCGCAACGGCCTTTCCACCCTGACGTTCATGGCTGAATCGCTCCTCGGCATTCCTGTTGCCGAAGGCAATGACTACGTTGTCTTCGTCTCCCGCAACCGCAAGGTCTGCAAGATCGTCTTCTGGGATGAGCATGGGGCATGCATGGTAGTTCGGCGCCTGAATTCGGGCAGGTTTGCAAAGTTCCTGATGCGGGCTTCCGGACCTGCTGCGGCACCCATTACGCCTGAGGAACTGATGGCTTACCTCGATGGAGAAAATCTGCAGGTTGAGAGACAAGGGATGCTCAAAAATTGA
- a CDS encoding transposase: MAKLRDDPHLFDVIKQNSRRLRASPEQIMQALDFEIEPMMKEQILALRKKIDQLEEYDRSTFERLRQLQAPYEKDIQLLITITGIQERSARMIYAELCPDLKEHFPTSEQFASWLGICPGDNTSAGKQKSGKCPKGNKHLRRTLIEAARGLAVGGTAALKEKFQVLKMRRGYRRAMVAFAHLLARIIYSVLTHQKGFEPYLSTAFRDALIERAKNGVKQLLKLKGTKYVIADGLVVGNWTIGRAG, encoded by the coding sequence ATGGCCAAGCTCAGAGATGATCCGCACTTGTTTGATGTCATCAAGCAAAACAGCCGCCGGCTGCGGGCAAGCCCTGAACAGATCATGCAGGCGCTCGACTTCGAAATCGAGCCAATGATGAAGGAGCAGATTCTGGCGCTCCGGAAAAAGATCGATCAGCTCGAGGAGTACGACCGAAGCACTTTCGAAAGGCTCCGCCAGCTTCAGGCTCCCTACGAGAAGGACATCCAGCTGCTCATTACCATAACGGGAATTCAGGAACGCTCGGCCCGCATGATTTACGCCGAACTCTGTCCGGATTTGAAGGAGCATTTCCCGACGTCAGAGCAGTTCGCTTCCTGGCTCGGCATTTGCCCGGGGGACAACACATCTGCCGGCAAACAGAAAAGTGGAAAATGCCCGAAAGGGAACAAACACCTGAGGCGCACGCTGATTGAAGCCGCCAGAGGACTTGCGGTCGGCGGTACCGCTGCGCTGAAGGAAAAATTCCAGGTGCTCAAGATGCGGCGCGGCTACAGGCGTGCCATGGTCGCCTTCGCACACCTGCTTGCCCGCATCATTTATTCCGTTCTCACTCATCAGAAAGGCTTTGAGCCTTACTTGTCAACGGCGTTTCGGGACGCCTTGATTGAACGAGCGAAGAACGGCGTAAAGCAGTTGCTGAAACTCAAAGGTACGAAATACGTGATCGCTGACGGCCTGGTTGTGGGTAACTGGACTATAGGTAGAGCGGGCTGA
- a CDS encoding IS110 family transposase has product MSKSNRTDTPLRAARAQISNPEITVHAMYRSAIGIDVHLNLLVCCHQKQVAGHREQSESRDFNTDRASIDAFAAWCRECNPDIILMESTGSLWQSPYEALERAGFTSEQLALINARDAKAAAGRKTDRKDASRLASLARTGNFKKSFVPEKAFRLQRVISRDLQKNRNDISRTSNRFGKSLNLTGCRPTTVFSDIRGGKAASHHPDGQAQR; this is encoded by the coding sequence ATGAGTAAGTCTAACCGTACCGATACGCCATTGCGAGCTGCCCGTGCGCAGATCAGTAATCCCGAAATTACTGTTCACGCGATGTACCGCTCGGCAATAGGCATTGACGTTCATCTCAACCTACTCGTCTGCTGCCATCAGAAGCAGGTTGCAGGTCATCGTGAACAATCTGAGAGCCGGGATTTCAATACCGACCGCGCAAGCATCGATGCTTTCGCCGCCTGGTGCCGTGAATGCAATCCCGACATCATCCTTATGGAATCAACCGGGTCATTGTGGCAGAGCCCGTACGAAGCCCTCGAGAGAGCCGGCTTCACTTCTGAGCAGCTGGCTCTGATCAATGCCCGCGACGCCAAAGCGGCAGCCGGCCGCAAAACAGACCGCAAGGACGCATCACGTCTGGCGTCTCTTGCCCGAACGGGAAACTTCAAAAAATCCTTCGTGCCGGAGAAGGCCTTTCGTCTGCAGCGCGTCATTTCACGTGATCTGCAGAAGAACAGGAATGACATTTCCCGAACTTCCAATCGTTTCGGCAAGTCTCTGAATCTCACCGGATGCCGGCCTACAACGGTATTCAGCGACATCCGCGGAGGCAAAGCTGCCAGCCATCATCCTGATGGCCAAGCTCAGAGATGA
- a CDS encoding phosphoribosyltransferase, with protein MSDITYSWDEYIRLNEKLVYKVAKSGWQFDCLLCLSRGGMRPGDFFSRVFSKPLAILATSSYREAKGTVQSTLDIAECMTGLSTLKGKVLLVDDMVDSGKTIKEVIEHLKKRYPEITEIRVAVLWWKAHSILKPDWHVDYLEDNPWIHQPFECYDDLGPEKMIERVEAEEARTA; from the coding sequence ATGTCCGACATTACCTACAGCTGGGACGAGTACATTCGTCTCAATGAGAAGCTCGTCTACAAAGTTGCCAAGAGCGGCTGGCAGTTCGACTGCCTCCTCTGCCTTTCCCGCGGCGGGATGCGCCCGGGCGACTTCTTCAGCCGCGTTTTCAGCAAGCCCCTCGCCATTCTGGCGACGAGCTCCTACCGTGAAGCCAAAGGCACCGTTCAGAGCACGCTTGACATCGCGGAATGCATGACCGGCCTTTCGACCCTGAAGGGCAAGGTTCTTCTTGTTGATGACATGGTCGACTCGGGCAAGACCATTAAGGAAGTCATCGAGCACCTTAAGAAGCGCTATCCGGAAATCACCGAAATCCGCGTGGCGGTGCTCTGGTGGAAGGCCCATTCGATCCTGAAGCCCGACTGGCACGTCGACTACCTCGAGGACAATCCCTGGATTCACCAGCCTTTCGAGTGCTACGACGATCTCGGGCCCGAGAAGATGATCGAACGCGTCGAGGCTGAAGAAGCCCGGACGGCCTGA
- a CDS encoding adenylosuccinate synthase, translating to MGKNVVVIGAQWGDEGKGKIVDWLTERAAGVVRFNGGHNAGHTLVINGKKTILRLIPSGIMHATSTCYIGNGVVFSPEAFFREVDELNAVGVPNVEKRLRVSGNCPLIMPYHIALDHAREAALGSKKIGTTGRGIGPAYEDKIARRTVRVADLYHPERFAEIVRAVMKLHNFVLEKFLGAEPLDPEKVIADTLAYAERLRPMVTDVSEVLHEEMDAGKRFLFEGAQGSMLDIDHGTYPYVTSSNTVAGSACAGAGVGPEKLNYVLGITKAYCTRVGEGPFPTELNDAQGEALRQKGNEFGAVTGRPRRCGWFDGAALRRAVQINGITGLAVMKLDVLDGLETIRLGVGYRYEGKTLKVMPSGADAVAKCEPIYEEFPGWKESTFGVKEWDQLPESARQYLTRLSEVAGAPIALVSTGPDREQTILHTDPFAD from the coding sequence ATGGGCAAGAATGTTGTCGTGATCGGCGCTCAGTGGGGCGACGAAGGCAAGGGCAAGATTGTCGACTGGCTTACCGAACGCGCTGCAGGCGTCGTCCGCTTCAACGGCGGCCATAATGCCGGCCATACGCTTGTCATCAATGGCAAGAAGACGATTCTGCGCCTCATCCCGTCGGGCATCATGCACGCCACGAGCACCTGCTACATCGGCAACGGCGTGGTCTTCTCGCCCGAAGCGTTTTTCCGCGAAGTGGATGAATTGAATGCCGTGGGCGTTCCCAATGTTGAGAAGCGCCTGCGCGTTTCCGGCAACTGCCCGCTCATCATGCCGTATCACATTGCGCTCGATCATGCGCGCGAAGCGGCTCTCGGCAGCAAGAAGATCGGCACCACGGGCCGCGGCATCGGCCCTGCCTATGAAGACAAAATCGCCCGCCGCACGGTGCGCGTTGCCGACCTCTATCACCCCGAGCGCTTTGCTGAAATCGTTCGCGCCGTGATGAAGCTCCACAACTTCGTGCTTGAGAAGTTCCTGGGCGCTGAGCCCCTTGATCCGGAAAAGGTGATTGCTGATACGCTCGCCTATGCCGAACGTCTGCGCCCGATGGTGACTGACGTTTCCGAAGTCCTCCACGAGGAAATGGACGCCGGCAAGCGCTTCCTCTTTGAGGGCGCTCAGGGCTCGATGCTCGACATCGACCACGGCACCTATCCGTACGTCACCTCGTCCAACACCGTTGCGGGCTCTGCCTGCGCCGGCGCCGGCGTCGGTCCCGAGAAGCTCAACTACGTCCTCGGCATCACGAAGGCCTACTGCACCCGCGTGGGCGAAGGTCCCTTCCCGACGGAACTCAATGACGCCCAGGGCGAAGCGCTTCGCCAGAAGGGCAATGAATTCGGCGCCGTGACGGGGCGTCCGCGCCGCTGCGGCTGGTTTGACGGTGCGGCGCTTCGTCGTGCGGTCCAGATCAACGGCATCACGGGCCTTGCCGTGATGAAGCTCGACGTGCTCGACGGCCTCGAAACGATTCGCTTGGGCGTCGGCTACCGCTATGAAGGAAAGACCCTCAAGGTCATGCCTTCTGGCGCGGATGCGGTTGCGAAGTGCGAGCCGATCTATGAAGAGTTCCCCGGCTGGAAGGAAAGCACCTTCGGCGTCAAGGAATGGGATCAGCTTCCTGAATCCGCTCGTCAGTACCTCACGCGCCTCTCTGAAGTCGCGGGCGCTCCGATCGCGCTCGTCTCCACGGGCCCTGACCGCGAACAGACCATTCTTCACACGGATCCGTTCGCCGACTAA
- a CDS encoding DUF2065 domain-containing protein: MSGWEVLGLALGWVMIFEGITPLIAPARWRRMIEELSHAPDSALRGAAGVIVAVGLIIVWTFLGSVPAP; encoded by the coding sequence ATGAGCGGCTGGGAAGTCCTCGGCCTCGCCCTCGGGTGGGTGATGATCTTTGAGGGCATTACGCCTCTCATCGCTCCCGCCCGCTGGCGACGGATGATCGAAGAGCTTTCGCATGCGCCCGATTCCGCGTTGAGAGGTGCGGCGGGCGTGATCGTCGCCGTGGGCCTCATCATTGTCTGGACCTTCCTCGGGAGCGTTCCGGCACCCTGA